One Salinimonas marina DNA segment encodes these proteins:
- a CDS encoding SLC13 family permease: MTINYKWIGLSLLGATGSWLWLTTTSLNSAQAITGALTILIAMLWVTEAMPIALTALVPFVAFPMAGVMTYQNAASALGSHVILLLMGAFMLSKSLEKSGVHQRLAVYMLNLTGASSASRLVLGFMLTSAILSMWISNTATALMLLPIAMAIINAMQSDRLAVALLLGIAYAASLGGIGTPIGTPPNIIFMNVYTQVSGQEISFLNWMSTGIPIVVVGIPLMALWLTRSVGAMPDVRLPEAGAWSSAERRVLLAFCVVALAWIFRPYWTSWLNMPDVSDSTIAIAGVLLMCLIPDGNKDKPGQILDWDTATQIPWGLLLVYAGGICLAQAFVASGLSDRLGEAFSGLATLPLLGVILLLCLSVSFITEVTSNTATATLLMPILASAAVAMDVDPLVLMMPAAMSASCAFMMPVATPTNTIVYSSGKLSVPVMAREGAILNVLLAFVITGIVAVTRL, from the coding sequence ATGACGATTAACTACAAATGGATTGGGCTGAGCCTGTTAGGCGCCACGGGTAGCTGGCTGTGGCTGACGACCACCAGTTTAAACAGCGCCCAGGCGATTACCGGCGCCCTGACTATTCTTATTGCGATGCTGTGGGTAACCGAAGCTATGCCCATCGCACTTACCGCCCTGGTTCCCTTTGTGGCCTTTCCCATGGCAGGGGTAATGACCTACCAGAATGCGGCTTCAGCCCTGGGTAGTCATGTTATTTTATTGTTGATGGGCGCCTTCATGTTGTCCAAGTCGCTGGAAAAGTCCGGTGTCCATCAACGCCTGGCGGTGTATATGCTGAATCTCACCGGGGCCAGCAGTGCATCCCGGCTGGTTTTGGGCTTTATGCTGACTTCCGCCATTCTGAGCATGTGGATCTCTAATACCGCCACCGCGCTGATGCTACTGCCCATTGCCATGGCCATTATAAATGCGATGCAGTCTGACCGGCTGGCCGTGGCTTTGCTGTTGGGCATCGCCTATGCCGCCAGCCTGGGTGGCATAGGTACGCCTATCGGGACCCCGCCAAACATCATTTTTATGAATGTTTATACCCAGGTTAGTGGCCAGGAAATCAGCTTTTTAAACTGGATGTCCACCGGTATTCCGATTGTGGTGGTGGGAATACCGTTAATGGCGCTCTGGCTTACCCGCTCGGTCGGTGCGATGCCGGACGTCAGATTGCCTGAAGCCGGAGCGTGGAGCAGCGCCGAGCGCCGGGTTCTTCTAGCGTTTTGCGTGGTTGCCCTGGCCTGGATATTCCGGCCTTACTGGACCAGCTGGCTAAATATGCCTGATGTCAGTGATAGCACCATCGCCATCGCCGGGGTGCTGCTGATGTGTTTAATTCCCGATGGTAACAAAGATAAGCCCGGCCAGATTCTTGACTGGGATACGGCCACCCAAATCCCCTGGGGGCTGCTGCTGGTCTACGCTGGCGGTATTTGTTTAGCCCAGGCATTTGTGGCCTCGGGACTCAGTGACCGTCTGGGTGAGGCGTTTAGCGGTCTGGCTACGCTGCCATTGTTAGGGGTGATATTACTGCTGTGTCTGTCGGTCAGTTTTATTACCGAGGTGACCTCGAATACGGCTACCGCTACCTTACTGATGCCAATTCTGGCCAGTGCGGCGGTGGCTATGGACGTAGATCCACTGGTGCTGATGATGCCGGCTGCCATGAGTGCCAGTTGCGCATTTATGATGCCGGTGGCAACGCCCACCAATACCATTGTGTACAGCAGTGGTAAGCTCAGTGTGCCGGTAATGGCGCGCGAGGGCGCGATTTTGAATGTTCTGCTGGCGTTCGTGATCACCGGCATTGTGGCGGTTACCCGACTGTAG
- the nagZ gene encoding beta-N-acetylhexosaminidase codes for MGPLMLDCAAYELSAQEREMLDHPLVGGVILFTRNYYDKAQLQALVKAIRQAARQPLLVAVDHEGGRVQRFRTGFTELPAMGAILPAVKQELATACELANACGQILAYELSELDIDMSFGPVLDIDGCSTVIGDRALAANAKAVIPLAGALIEGMQYQGMPVTGKHFPGHGSVVADSHVALPMDGRAFSEIEQTDMVVFKQLIEKLDAIMPAHVIYQQVDPQPAGFSEFWLQTVLRQQLQFDDVIFSDDLSMHGASVAGDYPQRAQQALQAGCDMVLACNNTAGAIDILDHLPHPASANRRLLAFNQRQRGVDARGLINVPLLRLIV; via the coding sequence ATGGGGCCGTTAATGCTCGACTGTGCCGCCTATGAGCTTAGCGCTCAGGAGCGCGAAATGCTGGACCACCCGCTGGTAGGCGGGGTGATATTATTCACCCGCAATTATTATGATAAAGCCCAGCTGCAGGCCTTGGTTAAAGCGATTCGCCAGGCCGCCCGGCAGCCGTTATTGGTTGCGGTAGATCATGAAGGCGGACGGGTGCAGCGTTTTCGAACCGGTTTTACCGAGCTGCCAGCCATGGGCGCCATACTGCCCGCGGTAAAGCAGGAGTTGGCAACAGCCTGCGAGCTGGCTAATGCCTGTGGTCAGATCCTCGCCTATGAATTAAGCGAACTGGACATAGATATGAGCTTTGGTCCGGTGCTGGATATTGACGGTTGCTCTACGGTCATCGGCGACCGGGCCCTTGCCGCTAATGCCAAAGCGGTGATACCGCTGGCCGGCGCGTTGATTGAGGGGATGCAATACCAGGGCATGCCGGTGACCGGTAAACATTTTCCCGGTCACGGTAGTGTGGTGGCTGACTCCCACGTGGCGTTGCCGATGGATGGCCGCGCTTTCAGTGAAATTGAGCAAACCGATATGGTGGTATTTAAGCAGCTTATTGAAAAACTGGATGCCATTATGCCGGCCCATGTGATTTATCAGCAGGTAGACCCCCAACCGGCCGGTTTTTCCGAGTTTTGGCTGCAAACTGTATTACGACAGCAATTACAGTTTGACGACGTTATTTTTTCCGATGATTTGTCGATGCATGGCGCCAGTGTCGCCGGAGACTATCCACAGCGTGCACAGCAGGCATTACAGGCCGGCTGCGATATGGTGCTGGCATGTAACAACACGGCGGGCGCTATCGATATTCTGGATCATCTGCCCCATCCAGCTTCTGCGAATCGCCGCCTGCTGGCATTCAACCAGCGCCAGCGCGGGGTTGATGCCAGGGGGCTTATCAACGTGCCCTTGCTGCGATTAATTGTTTAA